From the Acidimicrobiia bacterium genome, the window GATCGAGGGCGTCGATATCGTCCCCGCCGGCAGCAGGTTCGCCCGCGCGGTCGCTCCCGTGGCGCACGGAGCCCGTCTGCTGAACGACGGGTAACATGGCGGCGCCGAAGGCCGCCTTGGCGGCACTGCCCATGGGGGGTGGTGTAACTGGCAGCACGACGGGTTTTGGTCCCGTTAGTACGGGTTCGATTCCTGTCCCCCCAGCGAAAAGGAGGATGCGCGAATGGGCTTGAGGGTGGCGATTCTGGCTGCCGGTCAGGGCACCCGGATGAAGTCGAGTCTTCCCAAAGTCATGCACCGGGTTGCCGGTCGCACGATGGTGGGTTGGGTCCTCGAGGCCGTTCGGGGAATCGGTGCGGATCGGGTGACGGTCGTCACCGCACCCGCCGCCGATGACTTGCGGGCCGACCTCCCGGCGGGCGTCACCAGCTGCATTCAAGAGGAGCAACTGGGTACTGGCCATGCCGCGCAGATAGCCATCGATCACCTCGGAAACCGGGAGGGCGACGCCGTTCTGGTGCTGCCCGGAGACACTCCGCTTTTGCAGGCCGATACGCTGCGCCGGCTCATAGAAGCCCACGAGGAGGATTCGCCGGCTCTCACGATGTTGACTACCCGGCTCGCCGATCCGTCCGGATATGGACGCGTGCTGCGGGACGCGGCAGGGACGGTGACCGGCATCGTCGAACACCGCGACGGCACTCCCGAGCAGCTGGCCGTCGACGAAGTCAACGCGGGCATCTACGTGTTCGACGGAACACACCTGGCCGACGCCCTCGGCAGGATCGATCGTGACAACGCTCAGAGCGAGTACTACCTGCCCGACGTCGTCGCCTTGTTCGTTGCCGAAGGGCTTCCGGTACGGGCCGTCGAAGCCGGCGAAGAGGAAGTCTCCGGCGTCAACAGTCAGCAGCAGCTGGCCGAGGTCTCCCGCGCAATGCGCAGGCGAATCAACGAGTACTGGATGGGTCGGGGAGTTTGGATGGCCGATCCCGACCAGGTCTTCATCGAAGCGGACGTGCAACTGAGCGCCGGAGTGCGGTTGTATCCCGGTGTTCATCTCGAGGGTGCCACCGAGGTGGCAGAGGACGCGCAAATAGGCCCGGACAGCTACATAGTGGACGGCAAGATCGGGAGCGGGGCTCACATCTGGTACGCGGTCGTTCGCCAGGCTGAAATCGGCGAAGCCGCCGAAGTCGGACCCTACGTGTCCCTTCGACCCGGAACGGTGCTGGGGCCTCGATCCAAAGCCGGCACGTTCGTCGAAATGAAGAATGCCGTCATCGGCGAAAAGTCGAAGGTTCCCCATCTCGCCTACATGGGCGATGTCGAGGTTGGCGTGGGCGCCAACGTGGGCGCCGGCACGATCACCGTGAACTACGACGGATACGAGAAGCACCGCACCATCATCAAAGACGGCGCCCGGATCGGGTCCGATACGATGCTGATCGCACCCGTCACTATCGGAGAGGGTGCCTATACGGGCGCAGGTTCGGTGATCAGCCGGGATGTGACGGACGGCGCTCTGGCCGTCGAGCGCTCGCAGCAGAAGGAGATCCCGGGCTACGCTGCTCGCCGGGAAGCAAAACAGCGTCGCAGGCAGGAGGAGAGCTGACATGGAGGTCGTCAGCCGAAAACGGCTCATGCTGTTTACCGGAAGTGCCAACCTCTCGCTGGCGGACGAGGTTGCGGATCTACTCGGCGTTCGTCTGGGCGGACTCGAACGGTCGGTATTCGCCAACGGCGAGATCTACGTCCGGCCCACGGACAGCGTGCGCGGTACCGACTGCTTCGTTCTGCAGAGCCACAGCGATCCGATCAACTTCCACATCATGGAACAGTTGATCGCCATCGACGCTTTGAAGAGGGCGTCCGCCCGCCGTATCACCGCCGTCGTCCCCTACTTCCCCTACTCCCGGCAGGACAAGAAGGTCATGCCCCGTGAGGCGATTGCCGCCCGCTTGATGGGCGACATGTTCATGACGGCGGGAGCAGACCGCATCGCCTCGGTAGACCTGCACACCGGACAGGTGCAGGGTTTCATCCACAAACCTTTCGACCATCTCACCGCGCTCCCGGTATTCACCGACTACCTGCGTGATCGCCTCAAGGGACCCACGACCGTCGTGTCGCCCGACGCCGGTGGTGTGAAGCGGGCTGAGAAGTATGCGCGCCAGCTCGACGCCTACGTGGCGTTCATTCACAAGCGGCGTGAGGTCGACGTCCACAACGAGTCCGAAGCGCTCGCGGTGATCGGCAAGGTGGAAGGCCGCCACGCGATCATCGTCGACGACATCATCGACACGGCAGGTACCGCGGTCAACGCCGTCAAACTGTTGAAGGAGAAGGGTGCGCTGAGCGTGACCATCGCCGCGACTCACGGAATACTCTCGGGTCCGGCGGTCGAGCGAATCAGGAACAGCGAAATCGAGGAACTGGTCGTAAGCAACACCATTCCCGCCCCACCCGGTGCCGAGTTGCTCGGCAACGTGCGTGTCTTGTCGATCGCGCCGCTTCTGGCTGAGGCGATTCAAGCCATCTTCATGGAGAGTTCCGTCTCGCAGATCTTCCTGGGCGACAATCTCTGAGTCTGCAACAGGGCCTGAGCCGTTCCATTTCTGCCGGTCCAGCCAGCGACCGTTAGTGTCGGGCCATGGATTCCGAAGTCTTCACCATCCAGACCGGCGGCCGGCGCGGCGTCTACGACATCACCCGGGAAGTAGCCGGATTCACGTCCGGCCGCGGTGACGGGCTCGTCTCTGTGTTCGTACCGCATGCGACGGCGGGTGTTGCCATCTTCGAGACCGGTGCTGGAAGCGACGGCGACGTGATGGATACCGTCGACGCGCTGTTTCCTCGCGATGGCCGGTGGCGTCACCGCCACGGTTCTCACGGACACGGCGCCGATCACGTCCTCCCGGCATTCATCGCTCCCGGCATCACGGTCCCCGTCCTGGGCGGCGTTCCGGCTCTCGGCACGTGGCAGTCGATCGTGCTCGTCGATCCGAATCAGGACAACCCTGAGCGGAAAGTCCGCCTCAGCTGGATTCAGGGCTGAAGTCGAGAACTCGCCATGAGCCTCCTTCGCTGGTGAGGGGAACGTCCAGCCGCAGCTCGTGTCCTGTGAACGTGGTGGCGACGACGCCGGCAGTCGCCAACCCGGCGTCGAGGTCGAGGCTGACGAGATGTGCCTCTGCGAATCCACCCGCCGGGGATGATCCGTTGATCGGTGCCGACTCCGTCAGGTACCAGTCGAGGTAGCCGGCCACAGTTGCGAGCATGACCTCGTCCGCCGGCAGGGACGCTTCTGATCGTGCCGGCACAGGCGACGCCACAGCCTGGGCCGACGGTGAGGGTAGGGCAACAGCCCGCAGCCCCGTTCCCGGTTCATCCACGATGCGGACCGCAAAGTGGAGCGCATCGGCCTTCGTGAATCCACCGGCCGACCGCGCCAGAACCTCGGCCCGAACCGTGACCTCCCAAGAGTTGTCCCGCACGCGCACGTCGCGCGCGGTGACGTGAGTCACGTAGAAGTTCCCCGACGCCATTCCGGTGAGGGTTGGCGCGTAGCCCAGGAAGGGACTCAGCGAATCCTCGGAGTCCTCACCGGCCGAGGAGAGGAACGTGAAGACGAAGTCCTCGGCGAATCCGGCTACCCCTACCGGTTCGATGTGTGGTCCGTCGCCCTCGACCAGGATCGTGGCTCCTGCTCCGATCAGCAGAGCGACGGCCGCCGCCGCTCCGGCCGAGACGGCGCGGCTCCTGCGACGTTTGGCGGTCACGGCGACCGGTGCAACGGGAAAATGTGCAGGGCCGGACTCGAGGGGAGGTTCGGTGAAGTCGGGGAGGGGAGATCGGGCACCGATCATGGCTCCACCACCGGAAGTGCGAGGACTTCCCCGGGGTAGATGAGGTCGGGGTCGCCCGACATCAGCCGGCCCCGGTTGGCCGCAATCAGATCGGTCCAGTAGGCGGCGATCTCTGAATCCGATGGAGACGCATCGGTGAGGCGGCTGAGGCGGTCCCGGGCAATCGACCACAGGTTCTCACCGGCGGCTACCTCGTGTGCGAAATCCGGTGGCCGGTCGAAAAGAAGATGAGTGGGAATAGCACTCGCCGTCTCGAGGCCGTGTTGGATCGGTTCTTGAGCCGGCGCTGCCGGGGCCGGGATCGACGCTCCCGGCGGAATGAAAGCGTCTCCGTCCAAGCCGACGAGAGGTTCCCCCGGCTGCTCGAATCCTGCAGGAGTGGGAATGTAGGTCTGCTCGACGGGTGGTGGTTGCTGTGCCATCGCCGGGGTGGGAATGACGAGGGTGCCGACCGAAAGGCCGACAGCCAGCGTCCCGTCCACTAGTCGGCGGATCGGTGGAAGGGTCAACCACCGGACCGCACCCAGAGCAGCCGGAATGTCGGCCAGCCGTGCAGCCAGATAGACGGCCGATGACAAGAGCAACCAGTAGGCCATGCCAAGGGCGACGAAACGCAGCCCCGAGGCAATCGCATCCTCCACCCGGGTCGCAGGCGACAGGAGATGGTGCCCGCGGACGCCGAAACCCGGCATTCCACCCAGGGCGTGCAGCGCACTGATGGCTGCGACCTCAAACAGCAGGAGAGCGGTGACTTTCCTTCGCATCATGGAGAAATGATATCGATACCTAAATAAGATTGTCAACCGTTGACAAACGTAAAATACTGCAATATGGTGCTGATGGGGCGCGAACGTGCCAGAAGAGGAGTGATACGTATGCCTGCATTCGTGGGTGGCAATCTCGAGCAACTAGCCACCTTGACCACCACCTTCGCCCGGGAGGGCGATCAAGTGCAGCGTCTGACCCGGTCCATCGACGCCAACCTCGGACAGACCCAGTGGACCGGCCTCGTCGCCGACGAGTTCAGGCGGCGCTGGAACGAGGAGTTTCAGCCGGTGCTGATGAACCTCCACGACGCGCTGCTCGAGGCTTCGCGAGTCGTTGCCGTTCGTCGCGACGCAATCGACCAGGCGACCAACCTCCATGGAGCTTGATGGAGACGGCGGCACATCTGGAACTGGTCGCAATGCGCTTGAGAGTCGAAGCGACCCGGCTCGATGGAGTGATCGTTCGGTATGTCGAGCCGGCGATGCGTTTGCTCCCGGAGGTCTGGGTCGGACCGGCGGCCGACCATCTCGAGAGGGAGTTGCTCGGCCATCGACGGCTGCTGCAAGCAGTGGTGAGCCGGCTCTGCGCCCGGGCCGGATCGCTCGAGTGGCAGGCTGCGGAACTTCGGGCCGCCGAGGCGGCCGGGGCACTCGGAGGTGTGTCTGGTGCGCTTTGAAGCGCCCGACGGCGGCATCTGCGACATCGAAATCCCTCCGGAAGCTCCGGTTGCAGAGCTCCGGAGGGCCGTCGCCGGTGAAGGAGATCTCTTCGTAGAGGGTGCCAAGGCCGACCTCGCCGACTCAGTCGGCACCCTGTGGGAAGGATCGCAACTGGGATCCGGCGGGTCCCCATCCTCCCCGGATGCCGTGGTCGAGGTGGTTGGGGTCGCCGGCATCGATGCCGGAGCCTGCTGGCGACTGGCGCCGGGCGGATACGAACTCCCCGGTCGAAGGGGCCCGTGGGTTTTCGTCGATTCGTCTGGGTCGGCCAGAGCCTGCCCGGACGGCGTGCCCCGGCCCCGCGCCGTCGAGCCGGGCGATTCGTTCGATGCCGGCGGAACCACTTGGCTGGTTCGGGCCGTTTCGATCCCGAAAGCGCGTCCCGACCCTGTGCGGGGCCGACGGTCGTTCAATCGGCCGCCGCGCAGCCTGCCGCCCGACCGGCAAGAGTTGATCGAATGTCCGGTCGCTCCGGAGGAGCCGATCGCCAGAGCGAGGATGGGCTGGGCCATGCTGGCGGGGCCGATTCTCGTCGGCGTGATCATGGCGTTCGTGTTCCGGCCGATCATGGCGGTCATCGCGTTGGCCGGGCCGGTGATGGTGGCGCTGTCGTGGATCGAGGATCGGGTTCGTCTTCGCCGATCCCGGCGCGAGAACGCTTCGATCTGGGCGGCTGAACTCGCCGCTTTCGACAGCAATCTGGGCGCGGCGGCAGAAGCGGAGTCCGCCCGGATGTCGCTACGCCACCCCGGGCTTGCCGAGGTCGTCCGCATTCCGATCGAGATGAGGTCCGTACTGTGGGAGCGACGGCCCCACCACCCGGACTATCTGCGAGTGTCGATCGGGTTGGGCCGGAGCCCGTGGAATGCACCGGTGCCTCGAGCACAGGGTGACTCGAATCCCGCGGTGGCTGCGGTCCTGGCGCGGCACGCCCGACTGCCCGTCGGTCCGGTCGAGCTGGACCTCGGTCCGGGCTCTGTCGTCGGGGTCTGCGGCGATCGTCCGGCGGCCGTCGCCATGGTCAGGGCCATACTGCTGCGACTCGCCGTTCATCACGGCCCTGCCGACATGCGAATTGCCGTGATCACGGATTCGGCGTCGGATTGGGAGTGGTGCGGGTGGCTCCCACATGCCAGGGTCGACGCCTTGTCCGGCCGGTGCCGACTGGGAGCAGACCCCACCGATGTCGAGACGGTGGCGGCCAGCCTTTCGCAGGGGGGTGATGAGAACCTGATCGTCGTCACGGACGCCGTTGGACTCGACCCGGCGATTCGGAACCGTGTCGTCGCGCTCGCCGAAGCCGGTCTGGTCTC encodes:
- the glmU gene encoding bifunctional UDP-N-acetylglucosamine diphosphorylase/glucosamine-1-phosphate N-acetyltransferase GlmU, translating into MGLRVAILAAGQGTRMKSSLPKVMHRVAGRTMVGWVLEAVRGIGADRVTVVTAPAADDLRADLPAGVTSCIQEEQLGTGHAAQIAIDHLGNREGDAVLVLPGDTPLLQADTLRRLIEAHEEDSPALTMLTTRLADPSGYGRVLRDAAGTVTGIVEHRDGTPEQLAVDEVNAGIYVFDGTHLADALGRIDRDNAQSEYYLPDVVALFVAEGLPVRAVEAGEEEVSGVNSQQQLAEVSRAMRRRINEYWMGRGVWMADPDQVFIEADVQLSAGVRLYPGVHLEGATEVAEDAQIGPDSYIVDGKIGSGAHIWYAVVRQAEIGEAAEVGPYVSLRPGTVLGPRSKAGTFVEMKNAVIGEKSKVPHLAYMGDVEVGVGANVGAGTITVNYDGYEKHRTIIKDGARIGSDTMLIAPVTIGEGAYTGAGSVISRDVTDGALAVERSQQKEIPGYAARREAKQRRRQEES
- a CDS encoding ribose-phosphate diphosphokinase, yielding MEVVSRKRLMLFTGSANLSLADEVADLLGVRLGGLERSVFANGEIYVRPTDSVRGTDCFVLQSHSDPINFHIMEQLIAIDALKRASARRITAVVPYFPYSRQDKKVMPREAIAARLMGDMFMTAGADRIASVDLHTGQVQGFIHKPFDHLTALPVFTDYLRDRLKGPTTVVSPDAGGVKRAEKYARQLDAYVAFIHKRREVDVHNESEALAVIGKVEGRHAIIVDDIIDTAGTAVNAVKLLKEKGALSVTIAATHGILSGPAVERIRNSEIEELVVSNTIPAPPGAELLGNVRVLSIAPLLAEAIQAIFMESSVSQIFLGDNL
- a CDS encoding YjbQ family protein — protein: MDSEVFTIQTGGRRGVYDITREVAGFTSGRGDGLVSVFVPHATAGVAIFETGAGSDGDVMDTVDALFPRDGRWRHRHGSHGHGADHVLPAFIAPGITVPVLGGVPALGTWQSIVLVDPNQDNPERKVRLSWIQG
- a CDS encoding LysM domain-containing protein; this translates as MMRRKVTALLLFEVAAISALHALGGMPGFGVRGHHLLSPATRVEDAIASGLRFVALGMAYWLLLSSAVYLAARLADIPAALGAVRWLTLPPIRRLVDGTLAVGLSVGTLVIPTPAMAQQPPPVEQTYIPTPAGFEQPGEPLVGLDGDAFIPPGASIPAPAAPAQEPIQHGLETASAIPTHLLFDRPPDFAHEVAAGENLWSIARDRLSRLTDASPSDSEIAAYWTDLIAANRGRLMSGDPDLIYPGEVLALPVVEP